A single region of the Anomaloglossus baeobatrachus isolate aAnoBae1 chromosome 2, aAnoBae1.hap1, whole genome shotgun sequence genome encodes:
- the TIMM22 gene encoding mitochondrial import inner membrane translocase subunit Tim22, with protein sequence MAAPSGSTVLTPGAGTPSSPAAPGDGTLQYSLILEHLVGEKRRPKTMIPGGLGGIPAPIKSEEQKMMERVMESCGFKAALACVGGFVLGGAFGVFTAGIDTNVGFDPKDPYRTPTAKEVLKDMGQRGMSYAKNFAIVGAMFSCTECLVESYRGKSDWQNSVISGCITGGAIGFRAGLKAGVIGCGGFAAFSAVIDYYLR encoded by the exons atggcggcgcccagtgGAAGCACAGTGTTGACCCCTGGTGCCGGGACTCCGTCCTCACCGGCGGCTCCCGGGGATGGCACGCTGCAGTATAGCTTGATACTGGAACACCTGGTTGGGGAGAAGAGAAGACCGAAAACTATGATTCCCGGCGGACTCGGGGGAATCCCTGCACCGATCAAATCCGAGGAGCAGAAGATGATGGAGCGGGTGATGGAGAGCTGCGGTTTCAAGGCGGCCCTGGCCTGTGTGGGCG GTTTTGTCTTGGGTGGAGCCTTCGGTGTTTTTACTGCAGGTATCGATACCAACGTCGGCTTTGATCCTAAGGATCCATATCGTACTCCCACTGCCAAAGAAGTGCTGAAGGATATGGGTCAGAGAGGAATGTCCTACGCCAAAAACTTTGCCATCGTGGGTGCCATGTTCTCCTGTACTGAGTGTTTAGTCGAATCT taTCGTGGAAAGTCAGACTGGCAGAATAGTGTGATTAGTGGATGTATCACAGGGGGCGCTATTGGATTCAGAG CCGGCCTCAAAGCTGGAGTTATCGGCTGTGGAGGATTTGCTGCTTTTTCTGCCGTAATAGACTATTACCTGCGGTAA